One Phaseolus vulgaris cultivar G19833 chromosome 4, P. vulgaris v2.0, whole genome shotgun sequence DNA window includes the following coding sequences:
- the LOC137838631 gene encoding uncharacterized protein, protein METPLSLVYGSDAMIPVEIHESSPRFQSFVAEESNEERRVNLDLLDEAREEARIKAEAVKRMVEHRYSSKVKRRQFQVADLVMRKVHPYELENKLSPKWTRPFRITEAKGNG, encoded by the coding sequence atggagacgccgttAAGCCtagtgtacgggtcggacgccatgatcccagtagagattCATGAGAGCTCGCCCCGTTTCCAAAGCTTTGTGGCAGAGGAgtccaacgaggagagaagggtGAATCTAGACCTATTGGATGAGgccagggaagaggcgagaataaaggctgaagctgtgaagagaatgGTGGAGCATCGGTACAGTTCTAAGGTGAAGCGACGACAATTTCAAGTAGCTGACCTGGTCATGCGCAAGGTTCATCCATATGAgctggagaacaagttgtctcccaagtggaccagGCCCTTTAGAATAACTGAGGCTAAGGGGAACGGTTAG